The sequence TCCGGGTTCAAGTTGACCCCCAAGGAAAGCCCGCGCGACCGGCGCGATATCACCGGATAGACAAATACAAAATCGGAGAACCGCCGGTCGTGATCCCGCACAGCGGCTAGCGAACTGGATACCTTTGTTTTGCTCTCAGACACAGCCTAAAGGTAACCCAACTATCGGAAATAGGCACCATCTAAATATACGAGCACCTCACATGCCCATGATCTGGTAACCGCAATCCACGTACAGAACCTGGCCAGTCATGGCAGCCGCGCCATCGCTCGCCAGAAACACGCCCGTTGCCCCCAGTTCCTCGGGCAGCACATTGCGTTTCAGCGGAGAATGCTCCTCGTACTGCCGCAACATTTCGTTAAATCCGGAGATACCGCGCGCCGCCAGAGTGTTCACCGGGCCCGCGCTGATGCAGTTGACACGGATTTTTTGCGGGCCAAGATCGTAGGCCAGATACCGGGTGCATGCTTCCAACGCGGCTTTAGCAACCCCCATGACGTTGTAATGCGGAACCACTTTTTCCGCGCCATAATAGCTCATGGCGATGATGCTCCCCCCCTCGGTCATCAAGGGCGCAGCACGGTGCGCCAGGGCCACCAGGGAATAGGCGCTGATATCGTGCGCCATGCGAAATGCCTCGCGGCTCGTGTTGACAAAGCGGCCTTCCAAGGCCTCCCGCGGCGCAAACGCCACCGAGTGCAGCAGCAAATGCAGTTTGCCGAATTTTTTCCCAACCTCGCTGAACACGCGGTTGATCTCATCGTCGCGGGTGACATCGCACGGCAACATCAAGGTATCCGGGCCAAAGGTGGCCACCAGCTCCTCAACATTTTCCTTGAGGCGTTCACCCTGATAGGTGAAAGCCAGCTTGGCGCCCTGCTTGTGCCACGCCTGCGCAATCGCCCAGGCGATGGAACGCTTGTTGGCAACCCCGAATACGATCCCGTATTTTCCAGTTAGTAATGACATAAATAACGCGGGCTACTTTATATCATGGATTGGCGGTTTGTCCACCTCACAAAAAAGCCTCCTCAAGACCGCATAAAGAAGTTGGCCAAATGCTCCCAAACTGCTACGGTTCCTGTGTGAGCTTTGTTGCAGAGTTTGAAGCCCTGCCGATGACAACCCTGTCGCGGCTGGCACTGTCCACCATGCCCGAAACGGCGCGGGAGATTCTGTCGCGTCCCATCCGGTCACTGGCTGATTTTGCGCGGCTGATTTCCCCGGCGGCCTCCAACGAGTTGGAGACGATGGCCCAAGAATCACAACGTCTTACCCGCCAACGCTTTGGAAAAGTTATCCGGATGTTCGCACCGATTTATCTCTCGAACGAGTGCATCAATAACTGCCAGTACTGCGGGTTCTCCCGGGATAACCCCATCGTGCGCGTGACTTTGAATGTGGAGGATGTTAAACGCGAGGCATCGGCCTTGAGCGCCCAGGGATTTCGCAATATCCTATTGGTGGCCGGGGAACATCCCAAGTTCGTGTCTGCGGACTACTTGGCAGATTGTGTTCGCGAACTGCACGCCGCCACCCCCAGCCTCTCGCTGGAGGTGGGGCCAATGCCAACCGAAGATTACCGTAAAGTCGTCCAAGCCGGAGCGGATGGTCTGGTGATTTATCAGGAAACATACAACCGCAGTGTGTACGCGGAAATGCACACCACGGGTCCGAAACGCGACTTTAACTGGCGGCTGGAAACTCCCGAGCGCGCTTACGCCGCCGGTTTTCGGCGAATCGGAATTGGTGCGCTTTATGGACTGGCCGACTGGCGGGCTGAAGCCATTTGTGTCGCCGCTCACGCCGCCTACCTAATGCGCCATTGCTGGAAGACATTTTTCACCATCTCCCTGCCCCGCCTGCGCCCCTGCGCCGGGTCCTTCCAACCGCGCTCGCAGATGACGGATCGGGAAATGGTCCAACTGGTATGCGCTTTCCGCCTGTTCCTGCCCGATGTTGGTTTGGTGCTCTCGACCCGGGAATCGGCGGCGTTACGCGACGGTTTGATCCCCTTGGGCATCACTCTCATTAGCGCGGGTAGCCACACAGAGCCAGGCGGCTACACGGGCGCTGGACAGGACAAACTGCACCTGACGGAACGGGGACGGTTGAAAGAACTGACTTTGGGGGCCAGCGAATGGGCAGCGGAAGGAACCAATCCAAAAGCCACCGTGCAGTTTGAAATTGCGGATGCTCGCTCGGCTGAGGAAGTCGCTGCCCGCCTGCGACGACTGGGCTACGAACCGGTTTGGAAAGATTGGGACACTGCCCTAACGGCATAAATGACCATGCATGGCACCAGCACACACTGTTTTGCCATGGCGCTGGCGCTGGCCGGTTGGTGGTGCTGTCAAGCTGCGGTAATGGCGGAAACCAACGCCCTGTTACGCGCGGAAACACTCTGCCTGATTTGCGCCAAGCCGCTTCCGCCCGGTACGAATTACCACCACCCGCGTGGTTTCATCTGCGGTCCCTGCTACCTAGCCGGACCGCGCTGCAATTACTGCGGCATCCCGGCCAAAGACAATGCGGTGCGCACCACGGACGGGCGCATTTTTTGCCAGTGGGACGCGCCAGAACTGGTCCTGACCACCGAGCGGGCACAGCAAGTGCTGGACGAAACTCGGAATGAATTGGACCAGCGTTTGGGATCACTGATAAATCTTCGTTATACCAATATTCATCTGTCGCTATTTGACGTGGATTACCGCCGGCGCAACGACGGTTCGCCCAAACCCGATGAAATGCATCAATTAGGGTTTTCCCACACCCGGGACACCGGGGATGGCCTGGTGCATAACATGCTGCTATTTAGTGGGCAGTCCCGCAATGCGACCGCCGGAACCTGCGCCCATGAACTCACCCACTTGTGGATGCACGAGAACGTGCCGGATACGCGGCAGATCGAACCGGACACCATCGAGGCGATTTGTGAGGTGGTCGCTTATCGTTTGATGGTACAACGGGGGGATACCAACCAGGCCGCCCACATCCGCACCAACCGCTACACCAACGGACGGATCATCACCCTCATCGAAGCCGAAACCCGGCATGGTTTGCGACCCATTCTGGATTGGGCAAGAACCGGCGACGAAGCTACGCTGCCGGAGTCTTGGACGGATGGCACCCCACGAGCAACGCCGCCAACCCCAGTACCCGTGGTGATCTATGGCACACCGGACCCACCGACCTTCAACCGTCTGACCTTGCAAGGCATTCTCGGCACCTCGCAACGCCGGATTGCCATGATCAATAACCATTCATTTGAAAAGGATTCTGAATGGGTTTTGCAGATTGACGGACGAGATGTCCGAGTCCGCTGCCTGAACATCGAACCCAAAACCGTGACCTTGCAGATAAACGAGGGCGGAAAACCCGTCACTTTGGAATTACCATGAGCCAAATCATTGCCAACGGCCAGCCGGTGCCGGCCAAACTCCCCTGTACCATCGAAGCATTTTTAATCGCCCAAGGTCTCCTGCCACGCAGCGTGGTGGTAGAGCATAACGGCGAGGCCGTGGCCCCATCGGAATTTCCACAACGCCAAATCCAATCGGGCGACCGGCTGGAAATTGTGAAGATTGTGGCTGGCGGATAATTGTATCCCAAAAACACTGCCGCTCACAATCCCGACAGCATCGGCAGCTTTACCGTGGCGGGAGAGCGGGAGAAAAACTCCTCCGCCTGCCGCGATAACTCATCCAGCGTTTGGGCTTTCGCCAAGCCGTGGTAGAACGCGTGTCCGAACGCGTAATTGGCGGCGAAATACTTGGTGAACATCTTGATCCGCGTAACCGCAGCCTCCGGTGGAAAATCCTCCCGCACGTACTGAAACAATTTTCTCCAAACTTGTGGATAATCCACAGCAATCGTGTTATCCCAAGCGGCAAAGACCCACGGACGCGCCACCGCCATGCGCCCAATCATGATGGCGCTGGCGGTTTGCAAATGCGGCCACTGCGCTTGCACCTGCTCTGCAAAACCAAGGTCGCCATTCGCCACCAACGGCAGTCGTGTCAATGACGCCACCCACGGCACCTGTTCGTGTTGCGCACGCCGTGCAAATTTATCCTCAAAAAAACGAGGGTGAACAATCAAGGCATCCACGCCAGCCGCCTCCAGAAATTCCACCCGTTCACGGAAATGCGTTTGCCACTCCGGCCCACGGCTGCCCAAACGCACTTTGGCGGTCAGGATGCCAGGCCAGTAGCGGCGCGCCTCAGTCACCACCCGGCGCAGAGCCGCAAAATTCTCGAATAGGGCGCTTCCGGCTTCCTTCGCCCGGATGGCCATGGCGTCGCAAGCCAGGTTTAAATCAATCGCCTCAACACCGTTTTCCCCCATCCGCTGAAGAATACGATCCAGAGGATCCCCTGCCCTGGCCATCAACTGGAAGACGACGAAGCCTTCCTCAGGACGGCGACGAAGCCACGGTGATTCTGCGAAGTTTTCTTTGAGAATTTGCCGGGGCGCCAGCATCTCCGTCCAAAACCCGCCACAACCGCCGAGTTCGGCCACCAAACGGCGAAACGCGCTGTGCGTATAGCCAGCCAGCGGCGCACAGAACCTGGCAGGCGCAAACCGCTTTCCCCGAATAACGCAGTGATCAAACATACCGCTATAAAATTACCTTAGCACGCGCCGCAGGTCCAAATATTTCCGACTAGCAGACATGAAAAAAGCCCATGAACCTTTCGATTCATGGGCTTTCAAGCAGGTAACCAGTACTAAAATTAAGCGGGTATCAAAGCTGTTTGACGGCGGCGGAACAGTTGCAAGCCACCATACATGGCCAAGCAAAATCCACCACCCACCAAACCATACGTGGTCGGTTCGGGGGCAGCAAAATCAATGCTCATAGAAGGTGTCCCCAGCACCCCGGCTTCATGCGCATTGAAACCGAAATTATTGTTGTCCACATTGCGAAACAAAATGAAGGTTACCCCGCCATTGACATCGCTGTTAAGAAACTGGGCTAACAGGCTCGAAGTAATGCTAAATGGAACTTTATTAGCTGGCGTGGAACCAAATGAAAAAGACCCCAAATTCTTTAGATTCGCGTTACCGTTAACAATGTCACTTCCAGAATAAAAACCGGTTGAGGCACTCTCCACCCAAGGAGCGGCTATATCCCCCGCTGCACCTTCCGCAATCCCCAACAAGGTGACCATACCACTGGACGACGGGCTCGTTGGCAGATAATACGTCAAATTCAAAGTGGCGGAAGCGACCGGAGATCCAAGCCCCGGCAGAGAGAAGTGGATATAAGCGTATTGAGAAGCCGTGGCATCAGGAGTGGGAGTACCAAACCCATCATCTGAAGTTTTGACGGAAAGAACGTTGCCACTAGGCGAAAGCAGTAGGGGAGCCGAAACGATCGGCACAGGGGCATTAACCCCGTTCGCCCCGTGAAACGTGGCGTCACCATCGGGTCCGATCACCAAGGAAGCTTGGCCACTAGTGCAAGCCAAAATGGCTGCCACACCTGACGTAAAAATCAATTTTTTCATAACAAACATCCACTAATCAGATTCCGTTAACTCACTCAATCTGTACTCAAGGTACCACCCTATTGTTTTTGTGCAAAGGAAATTTCAACGTAATTCCCACCCTGATTGGCCAGTGATTTTCCACCTCTTTACCGCCCTGTGCGTAACCCCATTGGGATTCCCACTACATCTTCGCGCACATCAGTGAAACTAGTCAAAAAGAGGCCCGTCTGTTTCCAGACGGGCCTCCGATGCAATTTATCAAGCGCGGCTCAGGCTTTAGCCAACTCGGCTGCCTTAGCTTCGGCGGGTTTTGCTTCGCCTTCCGTCTTGGCTTTTTGTTCCCCTTCAGCGGGAGCAGGCGCAGGAGCAGTTGACGGCACATCCACCCATTGGATGATGGCCATCTGGGCTACATCGCCTTGGCGCTTGCCAAGTCGCATGATGCGGGTATAACCGCCATTGCGCTCCTTTTGAGCGGGGGCGATTTCCTTGAACAGAATCTTCACCTCTTCCGTTTGATGGAGGCGGGCAACGGCCAACCGACGGGCATGGATGGTTCCTTGTTTGGCAAGGGTGACCATTTTCTCGGCAATGGGGCGGGCCGCCTTGGCCTTGGCCAAGGTGGTGGTCACAGATTTGTGCCTGATCAGACTGCAAACGAGGTTGGCCAGCATCGCGTTGCGATGTTCAAACTGGCGGCCAAGTTTGGCGGTACGTTTAAGATGACGCATAGAGTTCCTTTATTCCTTCTGTGGCAGCTTGGGTTCGGCGGGAACCGGAGGCGCTTCAAACAGATCTGTTTCGAAGTGCATGCCCAAGTTCAATCCCAAGGTTGAGAGCTTCTCTTTGATTTCGTTCAGCGATTTCTTGCCGAAATTACGGTACTTCAACATTTCAGCTTCGGTCTTCATGGCCAACTGGCCGACAGTGGTGATGTTGGCGTTGTTCAAACAGTTGGCAGCACGGACACTCAGCTCAATCTCATTCACGCTCATGTTGAGCAATTTCTTGAGCTTCATCTTTTCATCATCCTGCCTATCGACTACTTCCTCGAACTCAACAGCGTTCTTGTCGTAGCCGACAAACACATCGA comes from Verrucomicrobiota bacterium and encodes:
- the thiH gene encoding 2-iminoacetate synthase ThiH, encoding MSFVAEFEALPMTTLSRLALSTMPETAREILSRPIRSLADFARLISPAASNELETMAQESQRLTRQRFGKVIRMFAPIYLSNECINNCQYCGFSRDNPIVRVTLNVEDVKREASALSAQGFRNILLVAGEHPKFVSADYLADCVRELHAATPSLSLEVGPMPTEDYRKVVQAGADGLVIYQETYNRSVYAEMHTTGPKRDFNWRLETPERAYAAGFRRIGIGALYGLADWRAEAICVAAHAAYLMRHCWKTFFTISLPRLRPCAGSFQPRSQMTDREMVQLVCAFRLFLPDVGLVLSTRESAALRDGLIPLGITLISAGSHTEPGGYTGAGQDKLHLTERGRLKELTLGASEWAAEGTNPKATVQFEIADARSAEEVAARLRRLGYEPVWKDWDTALTA
- a CDS encoding enoyl-ACP reductase — encoded protein: MSLLTGKYGIVFGVANKRSIAWAIAQAWHKQGAKLAFTYQGERLKENVEELVATFGPDTLMLPCDVTRDDEINRVFSEVGKKFGKLHLLLHSVAFAPREALEGRFVNTSREAFRMAHDISAYSLVALAHRAAPLMTEGGSIIAMSYYGAEKVVPHYNVMGVAKAALEACTRYLAYDLGPQKIRVNCISAGPVNTLAARGISGFNEMLRQYEEHSPLKRNVLPEELGATGVFLASDGAAAMTGQVLYVDCGYQIMGM
- the rplQ gene encoding 50S ribosomal protein L17, with the translated sequence MRHLKRTAKLGRQFEHRNAMLANLVCSLIRHKSVTTTLAKAKAARPIAEKMVTLAKQGTIHARRLAVARLHQTEEVKILFKEIAPAQKERNGGYTRIMRLGKRQGDVAQMAIIQWVDVPSTAPAPAPAEGEQKAKTEGEAKPAEAKAAELAKA
- a CDS encoding tRNA-dihydrouridine synthase family protein — encoded protein: MFDHCVIRGKRFAPARFCAPLAGYTHSAFRRLVAELGGCGGFWTEMLAPRQILKENFAESPWLRRRPEEGFVVFQLMARAGDPLDRILQRMGENGVEAIDLNLACDAMAIRAKEAGSALFENFAALRRVVTEARRYWPGILTAKVRLGSRGPEWQTHFRERVEFLEAAGVDALIVHPRFFEDKFARRAQHEQVPWVASLTRLPLVANGDLGFAEQVQAQWPHLQTASAIMIGRMAVARPWVFAAWDNTIAVDYPQVWRKLFQYVREDFPPEAAVTRIKMFTKYFAANYAFGHAFYHGLAKAQTLDELSRQAEEFFSRSPATVKLPMLSGL
- the thiS gene encoding sulfur carrier protein ThiS, whose translation is MSQIIANGQPVPAKLPCTIEAFLIAQGLLPRSVVVEHNGEAVAPSEFPQRQIQSGDRLEIVKIVAGG